Genomic segment of Microcebus murinus isolate Inina chromosome 14, M.murinus_Inina_mat1.0, whole genome shotgun sequence:
tatttgtgtatgaGTATTTTTTCAGTActagttttcaattcttttgggtatatgcctagaatgggaattgctaggtcataggaAATCCCATATTTGAATTTTTGAGGCCccatcaaactgttttccacaacaACTGtatcatttcacattcccaccagcaagggATATGGGTtcttatttctccacatcctcaccaacacttattacttttgaattttttttttaaattgtggtcattttaatgggtgtgaagtggtatctcttcatggtttcgatttgcatttccttaatgactaatgatgctgagcatgtTTTGATGCtcttgttggctatttgtatctTTGGAGAATgtatattcaagtcctttgcccatttttaaattagatttttgtctttttgtttttgagttgtgagagttctttattatatattctggCCATGAAATCACTATCAGATATAAGATCTGCAAATATGTTCTCTCcttctgtagtttgtcttttcactttaatAGTGTCATTTGacacacaaaagtttttaatttccatgaagtgtaatttatctattttttcttttgtttgtgcttttggtgtcacatctaagAAACTAATGTGAATCCAAGGTCAGCAAGatttacccctatgttttcttctaagagttctaCAGTTAGGCTCTTAAATATATAGACCTTTCAttgattttgagttaatttttgtatatggtataaagtAAGGCTCAAACttcattcatttgcatgtggctatccagttggcCTACCACCATTTGTTGGAGGGGCTGTTCTTTACTCATTGAAAAGGTCTTGGCAcacttgttgaaaatcaattgctTATCTATGCGTGTCCTTATTTCTAAGACTCTCAGttctatttcatttctctatAGGTCTACCCTTGTGGCCTTATCACActcttttgattactatagctttgtaagatattttgaaataggaAGTGTGACTCCttaaactttgttctttttttttttaagatttgttttttttgagacagagttttactctgtcatttgggctagggtgctgtggcatcagcctagctcatagcaacctgcaactcctgggctgaagcatcccaagatcttcctgcctcagcctcccaaatactgggactacaggtatgcaccaccaaactcagctaattttttctatttttggtagagacagaagctcactcttgctcaggctgttcttgaactcctgagctcaaaccatcctcctgccttggccttccagagtgctaggattacaggcatgagccacctgccctggcctcaagtttagttttttgtttgttttgttttgttttggcaatTTGAGGCCCTTCTAATTCCATATGAATTGAGTGTCAatcaggttttctgtttctgcaaaaaaggccattgggattttgataggaattacattgaacTTGTAGATAACTTTGAGTAGTATTGCCATGTTAACAATATTCACTCAATTCTTGAGCATGAGAAGTCTTTCCCTTTAAgtgttcttcaatttctttcagaaatgttttgtagtttccagtgtacaagtcttatatctccttggttaaatttattcctaagtattctcttttatactattatatatgGAATTTGTCTTAATCtgattttctgttgctataactaagtacttgagactgggtaatttatacaaaaaatgtatttcttgcagttattttttaaatttttattttatttttaattgatatataataattgtacacatttattatttttgttgtggtgagaacattcagaATCCTCTCTtatatctattttgaaatatacaatacattattgttaactatagttactctactatgcaatagaacaccagaacttattcctccatCTAACTGTAACTTCATGCCTGCTGATCAACCGCTCCCtatctctcttccccctccccagcctctggtaatcatttCCCtgctctctacttctgtgagatcaacttttttagattccacatatcaatgagatcatgcagtatttatctttctatgtctggcttattttacttaacataatatccttcaGGGTCACCtatgttgctgaaaatgacaagattacattttttctttttttttagagacagggtcttcctctcaCTCTGTCGCtaaggctggagtgctgtggtacCGTCCTAGCTCACCATAGCCTTGAcatcctgcgctcaagcaatcctcctgcctcagcctcccaagtagctggtattataggtacatgccaccacacccagcaaatttttaaattttttgtagaggtgtggtcttgctatattgcccaggctggtatcaaactcctggcctcaagcaatcctcctgcctcagcctcccaagtagctgggattgtaggcatgaaccactatgcccagccaggattccattcttttctatggccaaatagtattctattgtgtatatgtaccatatttttgttattcattcatccatcaacacttaggttgattccataacttgcCTATTGTGATTAATGgtgcaataaatatgggagtgcagatatttctttgacataccAATTTCAGTTCCTTaggatatatatcaaatatatagtGGGATatatagtgggattgctggatcttcTTATAGTTTTGGAGTCTAGGAAGCCCAAAGTCTAGGGACTGcacatctgatgagggccttTATATTGGTGGGGACTCTCCCCCCTTCACTCCCCACCAAACCATTCTGCCCTGCTAGGCCTGTGGGCTTCTGATGGGAGGGGCAGCTTTGAAAATCTCTTAAAATGACTTTGGGGGCTTTCTCTGTCCTGATGAAAAGTCTCTGGCGCTATTCTATCAGGAATAATCTCTTTACCAATATTTTCTCTGGGCTGCACCCAAACatacttttttcattctttccatggccaggctatgaattttccaaaatttaatgttctgcttcccttttaacTATAAATTCTGTCTTTATCATCTCTTTCTCCAGATTCTCACTATAAGCATCCAAAAGTAACCATGCAGTATCTTGAATGCTTTGCTGCTTAGAAGTTTCTTCCACCAGGTACCCTAGTTCATCCCTCTCAAGTTCAGCTTTCCACAAAGCCCCAGGGCATGGACAGAATTTCACCAAGCTCTTTGCTACATTGTAATGAGTGTGGCCTTTATTTCAAGTTCCAATACcttgttcctcatttccatctgagatcACATCAGCACAGCTTTACTGTCCAAATTTCTACCAGCATTCTGGTTATGCCTAATGAAGTAGTCTTTAAGAagttgcaggccgggcgcggtggctcacgcctgtaatcctagctctctgggaggccgaggcgggcggattgctcgaggtcaggagttcgaaaccagcctgagcaagagtgagaccccgtctctactataaatagaaagaaattaattggccaactaatatatatacaaaaaattagccgggcatggtgacgaatgcctgtagtcccagctacttgggaggctgaggcaggaggattgcttgagccaggagtttgaggttgctatgagctaggctgacgccatggcactcactctagcctgggcaacaaagtgagactctgtctcaaaaaaaaaaaaaaaaaaaaaaaaaaaaaaaaaaaagaagttgcagACTTTTCTTACAGCTCTTCTCTTCTCACCCCTCACCAGCATTGTCCTTCATACTCTATTTAGAGCAATCCAGGATTTTCTAGACTACTTCTTCAAATTCTTCCAGCATCTACCCATTAACCAGTTCCAAAGTTGCTTCCAGATTTTCAGTTATCTGTATAGCAACAACCCCACTTCTCCAGTATCGATTTTTTGTCTTAGCCCATTTGCTGTTGCTGTAActaaatacctgagactggataatttatttttataatgtatgtCTTAgaattctgaaggctgggaagtccaaagtcTAGGGGCTACATCTGGTGAGGATCTTTGTGCTGGTGATGACTCTTTGCAGAGTCCTGAGGCAGTACAGGGCTCAGATGGGGGGACAGAGTATGCCACACTGGCATTTATAAGAGACCCACTCTTGTGATAGCTAAAGCATCTCCTGATAACCCACTAATCCATTAACCCACTAATccataaatggattaatccatCCATGAGGACAGAGCTCTCATGACCAAACCACCtactttaaaggccctgtctcttcATGCTGTTATAtgggggattaagtttcaacacgaGTTTTGGAGGGGCagaacattcaaatcatagcagaattgttttcctaatttcattttgGGATTGTTTATTACTGGCATTTAGCAACAccactgatttgtgtgtgttggtCTTGTACCCTACAACTTTGCAGCACTCATTTATTAGCCCTAGTAGGTTTTGTAAAAAtggattctttgggatttttcatatataagattatgtcatctatGAACAGatgtagttttacttctttcttttctatttggagacttctttttttttttttttgagacagagtctcgctttgttgcctaggctagagtgagtgccgtggcgtcatcctagctcacagcaacctcaaactcctgggctcaagcgatcctcctgcctcagcctcccaagtagctgggactacaggcatgtgccaccatgcccggctaattttttctatatatattagttggccaattagtttctttctatttatagtagagacggggtctcgctcttgctcaggctggtttcaaactcctgacctagagcaatccgcccgcctcggcctcccagagagctaggattggaGACTTCTTTTCTTGCCTATTTGCTCTGGTTAGAAACTCCAGGACAGTGTTGAGTAGCAATGGTGAAAGGGGGCATCCTTGCCTTGGTCCGGATAGGGGcccttagtccattcaggctgctataacaaaataccttaaactaggtaatttacaaagaacataATCTTAGTTCTTACACTTCTAGAGGCTGGGAGTGCAAGATCGAGGCACCAGCAgacttggtgtctggtgagggcttgctctcTGGTTCCAAGATGGTGCTTTGCTTGCCTGTCCTCACATGACGGAAGGGGCCACAGGGTAAATTGTCTCCCTAAAGCccttttatgagggcactaatcccatccttgagggcagagccctctCCAGGGCCTCGCCTCTCAACACCGTCACCTTGGGGGTTAAGTTCCAACCAATGAATGTGAAAGGGATGCATGCGTGCGTTCAAAACATAGCAAGGGCCAgcacggtggcgcacgcctgtaatcctagcactttgggaggctgaggcgggcggattgctcaaggtcaggagttcgagaccagcctgagcaagagcgagaccccgtctctactataaatagaacgaaattaattggccaactaatatatatagaaaaaattagctgggcatggtggcccatgcctgtagtcccagctactcgggaggctgaggcagcaggattgcttgagcccaggagtttgaggttgctgtgagctaggctgacgccatggcactcactctagcctgggcaacaaaagtgagactctgtctcagaaaaataaaaataaaataaaaataaaaaacatagcagggaaaaagttttcagtttatcatcattgagtataatgttagctgtagatttttcataaatgccctttattattttgaggaagttcccttctattcctagttttctgagtgtTGTTATCATGGAAGCATGTCAcattttgtagctttttttttttttgcatcaatggagatgatcatgtggggtttttttctttcattttcttgatgttatatattacattgattgatgtTTTTGTGTGTTGAAACATCCTTATATTCCTTCAATAAACTGTACTTGGGATCACCTGGGCCTTAAGAAGGAGCACGCGGATATCCACGGTCTGACAATGGCCAACAACAAATTAAGAGGGCAGAAGTCCAGGAATGTATTTCACACAGCCAGCCAAAAAAACTTTAAggctaaaaacaaagcaaaaccagtTACCACTAATCTTAAGAAGATAAACATTATGAATGATGAAAAAGTTAACAGAGTGAATAAAGCTTTTGTAAATATGCAACAGGAACCTGCACACTTCTCAAAGCGCCTTTCTCCTGGACCTGTGCAGAAAGAATCGATTCCTCAGCCACGTCATGAAAATGAACCAGTTCATGTTGATGAAGCTACAAGATTAATGGCTCAGTTGTAATGCAGTGGTGATATATCTAATTCCCCCAAAAGAccaataaattaaatgttttatacaaaaaaaaaactgtacttggtcatggtgcatagtccttttaatatgctgttggatttggtttgctagtattttgttgagaacttttgcatttatgttcataaaGGAAATTGGTGTGCAGTTGTGTTGTTTGCAGTGTAATGGCCTCATGGAATGAATGAGGAGGTgtccctttctcttctattttttggggggaagattttgaaaataattggtgttaattcttccttatatgttttgtagaattcaccaatgaagccatctggccctgggcttttctttttggggaaaTTTTTGATTACTAATACAATCTCTTTTCTTGTTACAGGTCTGTTGACTTATATACATTGTTCTTAGGAGGTTTTTTTCAgtcaattttggtaatttgtatgtttctaggaacaTGACCCTTTCATCTGGGTTATTACATTTGTTGGTGTACAATtcttcatagtattctcttataatctcttttatttctgcaaaGCAGTAGTAATgtatccatttttgttttttattttggtcatttGCATCTCCTTAATCAGACTAGCTaaaggtctatcaattttgttgttcttttcaaataaccaacttttaattttcttgattctGTCTGTCGTTTTTTtagtctcttttttatttatctctgctctctgtttattattatgttattCCTGTTAGCTTTGGGCTTGGTTTGCTctgatttttctggttctttaatGCCTATGGTTAATTTGttaatttgagatctttttttcttttttcttttttttaatgtaggtgtCTACATCTATATATTGCTGAGTATTGTTTTTGCTGCATTTCATAAATTTTACGATGCtgtgtttatgttttcatttatctttaagTACTTTGTAATTTCcctgtattttgtatttcagtatctttaagtattttgtaatttcaGTACCTCTTGGTTGGTTGGGCTGTAAAGAGAAGATTGTCAAAGGCTGGGCTCTTGTGTTTTTCAACATTTAGAAGTTGAGGCCGGGcacggcacggtggctcacgcctgtaatcctagcactctgggaggccaaggcgggtggattgctcgagatcaggagtttgaaaccagcctgagcaagagcgagatcccgtctctactataaatagaaagaaattaattggccaactaatatatatagaaaaaattagctgggcatggtggcgcatgcctgtaatcccagctactagggaggctgaggcagcaggatggcttgagcccagaagtttgaggttgctgtgagctaggctgacgccatggcactctagcctgggcaacaaagggagactctgtctcaaaaaaaaaaaaaaaaacgaagaagAAGTTGAAACACagtaaggagacagaagaaaacGTGGccaaatttgtccatttcacctaagtcattaattaattaattttttcagatGAGGTCTTATGTTGCCTatgctgatcttgaactcctgggctcaagcaatcctcctgcctcagcttccctccccagtagctggtaATACAAgaacacaccaccacacccagtttaCTAAATCATGAATTTATTAGTATAAATTTATTATGATAATCTCTTATTACtcttttaatatctgtagaatcTGTAGTGATATCACCTCTCTCATTTCTGACATTGACAATTGGTGacatatctctttttttctgatggatttgtctaaaagttttttctgtttttaattttattgatttcggctgggcgcggtggttcacgcctgtaatcctagctctctgggaggctgaggtgggcggattgctcaaggtcaggagttcaaaaccagcctgagcaagagtgagacccccgtctctactataaatagaaagacattaattggccaactaatatatatagaaaaaattagccgggcatggtggcgcatgcctgtagtcccagctactagggaggctgaggcagaaggattgcttgagcccaggagtttgaggttgctgtgagctaggctgacgccacggcactcactctagcctgggcaacaaaagtaagactctgtctcaaaaaaaaaaattttttttattgatttctccattgatctttattatttctttcatttttctgctttggatttaatttgacctcctttttctaccttttaaagATGGGAACTGAGGGCATGcatttgagacctttcttcttCTCCAAAGTAGGGGTGTAGCGCCATCATTTCCCCCAGCTACTGCTTTATGGCATCTCAtgttgtcattcagttcaagctactttctaatttccatttgtatttcttttttgacccCCCAactatttagaagtgtgttatttaatttccaaatatttagggaTTGTCCGGATATCATTCTAATtcctaatttaattttgttttggtcagagaacatactttatatGACTGGAATATTTTTGGATTTATTCAGACTAATTTTATAGTCCAGAATATCCACTGAAGAAGAATGAGTACTTCGCTGTGAGCATTCTATAGATGTCCAACAGGTCAAGTTGGTTGAGAATGTTCAAGTCTACTATATCTTTGCTGATTTCCTATCTGCttcttctatcaattattgagacaagAGTATTGACATTTACAACTATAATTGTCGATTTGACCATTTCTCGTTACGGTTCTATCGGCTTTTACATCATGGGTTCTGAAGCTTTCTTACTAAGGTCACCAGTGTTTATGATTGTTATGCCCTCTTGATAAATTGACTCCTTTATCTTTATGAAATGACCTTCTTCATCCCTGATAttattctttgctctgaaatcttcTTTGTCTGACATTGATATCACTGTAGCTTTCTTTTGACTCGTGTTAACATGATAcatctttctttccattctcttaaTCTATGTCTGTCTTCATATTTTAGGTAGCATGTAGTTTTGGTGTTGCTTTTTTATTCAGTCTGTCaatctttgcttttttaattggATGTCTAAACCatatacatttaatgtgattttttggATGtggttaggtttaagtctattatcttattatttattttctatgtaccccatttcttctgttctttgttGAGCTTCCTTTaactcttttcttgccttctttggaTTGGAGGTTTtcaattattcaattttattttctcagtcgGCTTGTTAactctttcttttgttaatttagtACTTGCTGAAGGGTTTGTTATGTATCAAACCCAAATCAGTCACAGTCATACAGCATTGGTTTTTAACTGGGAACAATTTTGTCCTTCAGAGGACAGTTAGCAATGTCCAGAGACTAGGGGCCTTcagtaggtagaggccagggttGCTGCTAAAATCCTAAAATCACAGAATCGTTCTTCATGATTATGAAAGGTTATCTGGGCCGAAGTGGCAATGGTGGTGTGGTTGAGAAACTCTGACATATAGTATAATAACTTCATAATAACATACTTACTCTCTCTCCTGGCCTTTATGCTATCATCATACATTTTGCACAATACATTGTCATTACTTTTGTTTAaactatttatcttttaaagcaaattaaataatgaaaagtcTTACAAATTTACCCACATAGTAACTATTTCTGgtgttcttcattcctttgtgtaaatCCAGATTTATATCTGGTATAATTTTACTTCTGCTTGAAGAATTTCCATTATTAATATTGCACATTTTGGACGTACTCATCATGAGTTCTTTTGGCTTTCATGTGTTGGAAAAAGtcttaattttatctttgttttgaaAAGATGTTTTTGTTGGGTACAGAATTCTAGATGTTGCTCCATTTTGTTCCTGCTTGCATtgtttccaaatagaaaattgcAATCATCGTTATTTTTGTCCCTCTGTACAAACATGTCTTTTCCCTCTGTCtggttttaagatttttctccttATCAGTGGTTTTGAGAAATTCAatcatgatatatgtatatatagttttcttcatgtttcttgtgcttgggGTTTGTTGAGCTTCGTGGTTCTGTGAGTGCATGATCTTCATCAAGTTTGGGAAActttcagacattatttcttaCATACTTTCTGCCCCTTCCTCTTTCAGGGACTCCAATTACATATATGTCTGACTGCTTAAAGTTGCTCTACAACTCAGCgatgctattttcatttttaaaatttatttcactctctgtgtttcattttgggtAGTttctataatgttttcaagttcattaatgtttttttctggCATGTCCATTCTTCCATTAATCCCACCcagtatattttttatcttatagaATGTAGTTTTCATCTCAGGAATTTGACTTGAGTCTTTTTTATAACATGCTTATACTACTATGGGTCATGTTTTCCTGTCTCTCTGAATGCCTGgcaacctttttttccttttggatctCAGATATTGAGAGTTTACCTTATTAG
This window contains:
- the LOC105860092 gene encoding ribosomal biogenesis factor-like, whose product is MANNKLRGQKSRNVFHTASQKNFKAKNKAKPVTTNLKKINIMNDEKVNRVNKAFVNMQQEPAHFSKRLSPGPVQKESIPQPRHENEPVHVDEATRLMAQL